From Myxococcus stipitatus, the proteins below share one genomic window:
- a CDS encoding 50S ribosomal protein L23 produces MNLSDVIKGPLITEKLDKAREKFRQYSFIVDRKATKHDVARAVETLFKVTVEGVRTNIVRGKIKRVGRSIGKRPNFKKAVVTLKEGDSIELFEGGAA; encoded by the coding sequence ATGAATCTCAGCGACGTCATCAAGGGCCCGCTCATCACCGAGAAGCTGGACAAGGCCCGCGAGAAGTTCCGGCAGTATTCGTTCATCGTCGACCGCAAGGCCACCAAGCACGACGTGGCTCGCGCGGTGGAGACGCTGTTCAAGGTCACCGTCGAGGGCGTCCGCACGAACATCGTCCGCGGCAAGATCAAGCGCGTGGGTCGGAGCATCGGCAAGCGGCCCAACTTCAAGAAGGCGGTCGTCACCCTCAAGGAAGGCGACTCGATCGAACTCTTCGAGGGAGGGGCGGCCTGA
- the rplB gene encoding 50S ribosomal protein L2, producing MGIKKYKPTSAARRLMTVSDFADITKDAPEKKLTEPMKRSGGRNVHGHITRRHQGGGHKRRYRVIDFKRRDKDGVPAKVVAVEYDPNRTANIALLHYADGEKRYILAPVGLNVGDTLFAGEQADIRPGNSLPLQNIPVGTVIHNVELKPGRGAQIIRSAGTSGQLMAKEGRYAQVRMPSGSVRMVLIECRATVGQVGNIEHEIIRIGKAGKSRWLGIRPTVRGLAMNPVDHPHGGGEGKSGQGNPHPVSPWGKKTKGLTTRTNKRTDKFIVSGRRQGARSQ from the coding sequence ATGGGCATCAAGAAGTACAAGCCGACAAGCGCCGCCCGCCGTCTGATGACGGTGTCCGACTTCGCGGACATCACCAAGGACGCGCCCGAGAAGAAGCTGACCGAGCCGATGAAGCGCTCGGGCGGCCGCAACGTCCACGGGCACATCACCCGCCGTCACCAGGGCGGTGGTCACAAGCGCCGCTACCGCGTCATCGACTTCAAGCGTCGTGACAAGGACGGCGTGCCGGCCAAGGTCGTGGCGGTGGAGTACGACCCGAACCGCACCGCGAACATCGCGCTGCTGCACTACGCGGACGGCGAGAAGCGCTACATCCTGGCCCCCGTGGGCCTGAACGTGGGCGACACGCTCTTCGCCGGTGAGCAGGCGGACATCCGTCCGGGCAACTCCCTGCCGCTGCAGAACATCCCGGTGGGTACGGTCATCCACAACGTGGAGCTCAAGCCGGGCCGCGGCGCGCAGATCATCCGCTCCGCCGGCACCTCTGGCCAGCTGATGGCGAAGGAGGGCCGCTACGCGCAGGTGCGCATGCCTTCCGGCTCCGTCCGCATGGTCCTCATCGAGTGCCGCGCCACCGTGGGCCAGGTGGGCAACATCGAGCACGAGATCATCCGCATCGGCAAGGCGGGTAAGAGCCGCTGGCTGGGCATCCGCCCGACGGTTCGTGGTCTGGCGATGAACCCCGTGGACCACCCGCACGGCGGTGGTGAGGGCAAGTCCGGTCAGGGTAACCCGCACCCGGTGTCGCCGTGGGGCAAGAAGACCAAGGGCCTCACCACGCGCACCAACAAGCGTACTGACAAGTTCATCGTGAGCGGCCGCCGCCAGGGCGCGCGCAGCCAGTAA
- the rpsS gene encoding 30S ribosomal protein S19 codes for MARSIKKGPFVDDFLVKKIEDMIKTNKKTVVKTWSRRSTILPEFVGHTFAVHNGKKFIPVFVTENMVGHKLGEFAPTRTFGGHSAEKKVAKAPGK; via the coding sequence ATGGCTCGTTCGATCAAGAAGGGTCCGTTCGTCGACGACTTCCTCGTCAAGAAGATCGAGGACATGATCAAGACGAACAAGAAGACTGTCGTGAAGACGTGGTCCCGCCGCTCCACCATCCTTCCGGAGTTCGTGGGTCACACCTTCGCGGTGCACAACGGGAAGAAGTTCATCCCGGTGTTCGTCACGGAGAACATGGTCGGCCACAAGCTCGGCGAGTTCGCCCCGACGCGTACGTTCGGCGGTCACTCGGCGGAGAAGAAGGTCGCCAAGGCGCCGGGCAAGTAG
- the rpsC gene encoding 30S ribosomal protein S3, producing MGQKVHPIGFRLGVIKTWDSKWFEHKNYAQWLHEDIRIREFVKKSLNHAGVSKVEIERAANKVKVNVHTARPGIVIGKRGAGIETVKKDLQQFTKNEVFLNIVEVRKAETDAQLVAENIATQLERRIAFRRAMKKALQTAMKFGAKGIRVACSGRLGGAEMARYEWYREGRVPLHTLRADIDYGFAEAKTTYGKIGCKVWVCKGEVLPGKGGQAPMPSNR from the coding sequence TTGGGACAGAAAGTTCATCCGATCGGGTTCCGGCTTGGCGTCATCAAGACCTGGGACTCCAAGTGGTTCGAGCACAAGAACTACGCGCAGTGGCTGCATGAGGACATCCGCATCCGCGAGTTCGTGAAGAAGTCGCTGAACCACGCGGGCGTGTCCAAGGTGGAGATCGAGCGCGCCGCCAACAAGGTGAAGGTCAACGTCCACACCGCGCGTCCGGGCATCGTCATCGGCAAGCGCGGCGCGGGCATCGAGACGGTGAAGAAGGACCTCCAGCAGTTCACGAAGAACGAGGTCTTCCTCAACATCGTCGAGGTCCGCAAGGCGGAGACCGACGCGCAGCTGGTGGCGGAGAACATCGCCACCCAGCTCGAGCGCCGCATCGCCTTCCGCCGCGCCATGAAGAAGGCGCTGCAGACGGCCATGAAGTTCGGCGCCAAGGGCATCCGCGTGGCCTGCTCGGGCCGCCTGGGTGGCGCGGAGATGGCGCGCTACGAGTGGTACCGCGAGGGCCGCGTGCCCCTGCACACCCTCCGCGCGGACATCGACTACGGCTTCGCCGAGGCCAAGACGACCTACGGCAAGATTGGCTGCAAGGTCTGGGTCTGCAAGGGCGAGGTCCTCCCCGGCAAGGGTGGCCAGGCCCCCATGCCCTCCAACCGGTAA
- the rplV gene encoding 50S ribosomal protein L22 yields the protein MESTAHLRFLRMSPRKLSTVAALVRGKPVEAALNILKFTPRAAALPVEKLIKSAVANATDKSKGQVDVDTLYVKTISVDQGPTQRRFMPRAMGRATPIKKKTAHVHVVLAEAKK from the coding sequence ATGGAGTCGACTGCACATCTGCGTTTCCTGCGCATGAGCCCGCGCAAGCTGTCCACCGTCGCGGCGCTCGTCCGGGGCAAGCCCGTCGAGGCGGCCCTCAACATCCTGAAGTTCACCCCCCGCGCGGCGGCCCTCCCGGTGGAGAAGCTCATCAAGAGCGCCGTGGCCAACGCGACGGACAAGTCCAAGGGGCAGGTCGACGTGGACACGCTCTACGTCAAGACCATCTCCGTGGACCAGGGCCCCACCCAGCGCCGGTTCATGCCGCGCGCCATGGGCCGGGCGACCCCCATCAAGAAGAAGACCGCCCACGTCCACGTGGTGCTGGCCGAGGCCAAGAAGTAG